The following are from one region of the Bacillus thuringiensis genome:
- a CDS encoding tetracycline resistance efflux system leader peptide: MKCNKYNWVHLKRESVSMTL, encoded by the coding sequence ATGAAGTGCAATAAATATAATTGGGTACATTTAAAGAGGGAAAGCGTATCAATGACCCTATAA
- the tet gene encoding Tet(L)/Tet(K)/Tet(45) family tetracycline efflux MFS transporter: MNSSHSHSILRHNQILLWLCVLSFFSVLNEMVLNVSLPDIASDFNKEPASINWINTAFILTFSIGTAVYGKLSDQLGIKKLLLFGIIVNCFGSVIGFVGHSFFSVLILAQFIQGAGAAAFPALVMVVVARYIPKENSGKAFGLIGSIVAMGEGVGPSVGGVIAEYSHWSYILLLPVVTIITVPFLAKLLKQEDVIKGSIDVKGIIFMSVCIVFFIMFTTSYRISFLVVSIICFLIFVKHIRKVSNPFVNPSLGKNISFMIGIICGGLILGTVAGFISMVPYMMRDVYQLSTAAIGSGIIFPGAMSVIVFGYIGGVLVDKKGSLFVLTTGVAFLSISFLVAVLFIETTPWVITIIVMFVFGGLSFTKTVISTIVSSSLEQKEAGAGMSLLNFTSFLSEGMGIAIVGGLLSIHLLNRKLLPINADPSTHLYSNLLLIFAGITITSWLVTMKMYKRSRRNI; encoded by the coding sequence GTGAATTCATCTCATTCACATTCAATATTACGCCATAATCAAATTTTATTATGGCTCTGTGTTCTTTCTTTTTTCAGTGTTTTAAACGAAATGGTTTTGAATGTTTCATTACCTGATATTGCTAGTGATTTTAATAAGGAACCAGCAAGTATAAACTGGATAAACACAGCGTTCATATTAACTTTTTCTATAGGAACAGCTGTTTATGGAAAACTATCAGATCAGTTAGGCATCAAAAAGCTACTCTTATTTGGAATTATAGTGAATTGCTTCGGATCAGTTATCGGGTTTGTTGGACATTCGTTCTTTTCTGTACTTATTTTGGCTCAGTTTATTCAGGGAGCTGGCGCAGCTGCATTTCCAGCACTTGTAATGGTTGTTGTTGCGCGCTATATTCCAAAAGAAAATAGCGGTAAAGCATTTGGGCTTATTGGGTCCATTGTAGCAATGGGAGAAGGTGTCGGACCATCTGTTGGTGGAGTAATTGCCGAATATTCTCATTGGTCTTATATACTGCTTTTGCCTGTTGTAACGATTATCACTGTTCCCTTCCTTGCAAAATTATTGAAACAGGAAGATGTAATAAAAGGGAGTATTGATGTTAAAGGAATAATATTTATGTCCGTTTGTATTGTATTTTTTATAATGTTTACGACATCTTATAGAATTTCCTTTCTAGTTGTTAGCATTATATGTTTCTTGATATTTGTTAAACATATTAGGAAAGTGTCTAATCCTTTTGTTAATCCTTCGCTAGGAAAAAATATATCATTTATGATTGGAATCATTTGTGGAGGACTTATATTGGGAACCGTAGCAGGATTTATTTCGATGGTTCCTTATATGATGAGAGATGTCTACCAATTAAGTACTGCCGCAATTGGAAGTGGGATTATTTTTCCTGGGGCAATGAGTGTTATCGTTTTCGGTTATATTGGTGGAGTGCTTGTTGATAAGAAAGGTTCTCTATTTGTATTAACAACTGGAGTTGCATTTCTTTCTATAAGCTTTTTAGTAGCTGTCCTTTTTATAGAAACAACGCCTTGGGTCATAACAATTATAGTAATGTTTGTTTTTGGCGGGCTTTCTTTTACGAAAACAGTTATCTCTACCATTGTTTCAAGTAGTTTGGAACAAAAGGAAGCTGGTGCTGGAATGAGTTTGCTTAATTTCACAAGTTTTCTATCGGAAGGAATGGGTATTGCAATTGTAGGTGGATTATTATCGATACATTTGCTAAATCGAAAATTATTACCTATAAATGCTGATCCGTCCACTCATTTGTATAGTAATTTGCTATTAATTTTTGCAGGAATCACAATTACTAGCTGGTTAGTTACAATGAAAATGTATAAACGCTCAAGAAGAAATATATAA
- a CDS encoding helix-turn-helix transcriptional regulator has product MNKIAELRKEKLISQEKLAAQVGLSRTYISEIENNKKQPNVKLAIKIAKVLGTSVESIFSPYCKL; this is encoded by the coding sequence ATGAATAAGATAGCTGAATTAAGGAAAGAAAAACTAATATCACAAGAAAAGTTAGCGGCACAAGTTGGTTTATCGCGCACTTATATTTCTGAGATAGAGAATAATAAAAAACAACCTAACGTTAAGTTAGCTATAAAAATAGCAAAAGTTTTAGGAACAAGCGTGGAATCTATTTTTAGCCCTTATTGTAAACTATAG
- a CDS encoding helix-turn-helix domain-containing protein, giving the protein MFGTRLHTLRKERKLRQEDMAKQLGIARTTYAMYEQGNREPDYNTLIKLATFFEVSIDYLLGTTEIRQITDVQDPELYQWFEDIKNATPQKREELKKFWEFIIQRKD; this is encoded by the coding sequence ATGTTTGGCACTAGACTACACACTCTTCGAAAAGAACGCAAACTGCGTCAAGAAGACATGGCAAAACAACTAGGGATTGCTCGAACTACATATGCAATGTATGAACAAGGAAATCGAGAACCTGATTATAATACATTGATAAAATTAGCCACCTTTTTTGAAGTATCTATCGATTACCTCCTTGGTACAACTGAAATAAGACAAATTACAGACGTACAAGATCCTGAGCTTTATCAATGGTTTGAAGATATAAAAAATGCGACTCCTCAAAAACGTGAGGAATTAAAAAAGTTTTGGGAGTTTATAATACAAAGAAAAGACTAG
- a CDS encoding tyrosine-type recombinase/integrase has protein sequence MSRTGKRGKAKLDRTNIEVTQVTTYTFQELFNIYMFAKETEGLARRTLENKKGYFLVFHRYLEEHHEDVTPNTLDTNTILEFLYYLKNDHVKHKINHCVKEKYKSVGVSVSYINTIMKHMRAFYNFLVEVEYIQLNPFTKIKSLKEAQDNIEALSVDQLKTLLKQPNQRTYAGFRDYVLMMLLADTGMRISEALNLQQEDIDFKTNVIELKDTNTKNRKTRYVPISQKTSKLLRELLVEIEGFDTLHIFTTVYGNTVDPARFRQRLKTYGNNAGIKGVRVSPHTFRHTFAKYYLLNNGDVMTLQKILGHSSIEMVRKYVNITSKDIIIQHNKHSPINNL, from the coding sequence TTGTCTAGAACAGGTAAAAGAGGAAAAGCCAAGTTAGATCGTACAAACATTGAAGTTACACAGGTTACAACTTATACATTCCAAGAGTTATTTAACATTTATATGTTTGCAAAAGAAACAGAAGGTCTTGCGAGAAGAACCCTCGAAAATAAGAAGGGATATTTCTTAGTATTTCACCGATATTTAGAAGAACATCATGAAGATGTAACACCTAATACACTCGATACAAATACCATTTTAGAGTTTTTATATTACTTGAAGAATGATCACGTTAAGCATAAAATCAACCATTGTGTTAAGGAAAAATATAAATCCGTTGGTGTTTCAGTTTCTTATATAAATACTATCATGAAACATATGAGAGCATTCTACAACTTCCTCGTTGAAGTGGAATATATACAATTAAATCCTTTTACAAAAATTAAGTCATTAAAAGAAGCACAAGATAATATAGAAGCATTATCCGTTGATCAATTAAAAACTTTACTTAAACAGCCAAATCAACGAACATACGCAGGATTTAGGGACTATGTATTAATGATGTTACTTGCTGATACAGGCATGCGAATTAGTGAAGCGTTAAACCTTCAACAAGAGGATATTGATTTTAAAACGAATGTGATTGAATTAAAGGATACTAATACAAAAAATCGTAAAACTCGATATGTACCTATTTCCCAAAAGACTAGTAAGCTACTGCGTGAATTACTAGTTGAAATTGAGGGATTTGATACTCTGCATATATTTACTACTGTTTATGGAAATACCGTTGATCCTGCACGATTTAGACAAAGATTAAAAACATATGGTAATAATGCAGGAATTAAAGGAGTAAGAGTCTCTCCTCACACTTTCAGACATACATTTGCAAAGTATTATCTGCTTAACAATGGTGATGTAATGACCCTTCAAAAGATTTTAGGGCATTCATCAATTGAGATGGTTAGGAAATATGTAAATATTACAAGTAAAGATATTATAATTCAACACAATAAACATAGTCCAATTAATAATTTATAA
- a CDS encoding metallophosphoesterase: protein MELVILHLSDLHFDNKNIKDINIVLDALWKDIKKLDLKVDYILFNGDLVNRGNEMEQFNLAKTGFINPLLESTSLSINEFFMVPGNHEVNRDSINQFIDGNITDKFNNRDDLNYFIDTIDKNKQLLVRLDNYNKFNGELHKENSNLNTSNPMYSTYIFNHGDTRIGLACLNTAWGSFGGDDDYAKILLGERQVDNSINDLEDCDYKIAMLHHPIEWYKEFDRESVYDRLITGFNMVMTGHVHSQNYKEIAFDNYNTVFLKSASLFQGRTYNGYSILKFNFESNELEVILREYYDGARRVFGKAERIAEDGLLKLSLNKKKNDKTLKKNLTIKKTLKEKVFIDINNKLLSVSSDSMAPKEINDIFVPPFLTTQPEESGNAKKELMDDENLELTDVLNSDKNILLIGKKEMGKTTLINYICNFYLNKHENIRIPVIIDFNELPKGKNVVHKAIQNFLINYDIVDFDISENLKKGNCVLLVDNFNLKNSKNLERFVEFCQEFGGNRFIVAMNEDILQTMKIKDLPNLGFNYSKYYINTFRRGQIRQLVKNWFSFKDINDDLILDRVIASIKSIGVPRTPMFISLMLWILEKQSNFVPVNEASLVENFIETLLEKLHIEEAKYETVGYKIKKDFLAYIARKMVDNNECYIERSRFEEYYVHYFNSKGLEISSELKETFFQKGILLNNGNKIYFRFTCFLEYFIAVEMAEDESLYDKILSKTNYLDYINEITYFTGLNQKRKSYEILKIIEERLLESFQEIDEIIDIREISRLPVKEVIFSAIEEGNIKTNLKEVKLSDEEKDILLDAKDEKPAELSHIKDNRKEEVKEEFIKNLELYSSVLKNCELIEVEMKNEALSLAIEKYCKLVGVIYKLLYQFLYDDLENENSMVDAEMKEDDEQIYMLTVGVPLIIQSFTLKNLGTPKLKISIEREILKASTDFEKLMLVSLYGDLRLEGYIGQYELLLKSTKSKLIKEIIFMKLFYYQAFYTMNKFEKSQLVNLLSDVIIEKQQIKTKNVKGQIKQTIMKQRLLNQRKIIE from the coding sequence ATGGAATTAGTAATATTACATCTTTCAGATCTACACTTTGATAATAAAAATATTAAAGACATAAATATAGTACTAGATGCATTATGGAAAGATATTAAAAAGTTAGATTTAAAGGTTGATTATATTTTGTTTAATGGTGATTTGGTAAATAGAGGGAATGAAATGGAGCAATTTAATTTAGCTAAGACTGGATTTATTAACCCACTTCTAGAATCTACTAGTCTTTCTATTAATGAATTTTTTATGGTTCCAGGTAATCATGAAGTTAATAGAGATTCTATTAACCAATTTATTGATGGGAATATTACTGATAAGTTTAATAATCGAGATGATTTAAATTATTTTATTGACACTATTGATAAAAACAAGCAATTATTAGTAAGGCTTGATAATTATAATAAATTTAATGGTGAGCTACATAAGGAAAATTCAAACTTGAATACTAGTAATCCCATGTATTCAACATATATTTTTAATCATGGAGATACTAGAATTGGTCTGGCTTGCTTGAATACAGCTTGGGGTTCCTTTGGTGGGGATGATGATTATGCGAAGATATTGTTAGGGGAAAGACAGGTTGATAATTCTATAAATGATTTAGAAGATTGTGACTATAAAATCGCCATGTTACATCATCCTATCGAGTGGTACAAGGAGTTTGATAGAGAATCGGTTTATGATAGGTTAATAACGGGATTCAATATGGTAATGACTGGACATGTTCATTCACAAAATTATAAAGAAATAGCATTTGATAATTACAATACAGTATTTCTTAAAAGTGCTTCTCTGTTTCAAGGAAGAACTTATAATGGTTATTCTATACTAAAATTTAATTTTGAATCTAATGAACTTGAGGTCATATTGAGAGAATATTATGATGGGGCAAGAAGGGTATTTGGTAAAGCTGAGAGGATAGCAGAAGATGGTTTGCTGAAGTTAAGTTTGAATAAAAAAAAAAATGATAAAACATTAAAAAAAAACTTAACTATTAAGAAGACTTTAAAAGAAAAAGTTTTTATAGATATAAATAATAAACTTCTTTCTGTTTCTTCTGACTCAATGGCACCTAAAGAAATAAATGATATATTTGTTCCGCCATTTCTAACCACACAACCTGAAGAAAGTGGTAATGCTAAAAAAGAATTAATGGATGATGAGAACCTTGAATTAACGGATGTCTTGAATTCTGATAAGAATATTTTACTCATTGGGAAGAAGGAGATGGGTAAAACTACGTTAATTAACTATATTTGTAATTTCTATCTAAATAAACATGAGAATATAAGAATTCCGGTTATTATTGATTTCAATGAATTGCCAAAAGGGAAGAATGTAGTACACAAAGCGATTCAAAACTTTTTAATTAATTATGATATTGTAGATTTTGATATAAGTGAAAATTTAAAAAAAGGGAACTGTGTATTATTAGTTGATAATTTTAATCTTAAGAACTCAAAAAACTTAGAGAGATTTGTTGAATTTTGCCAAGAATTTGGTGGAAATAGATTTATAGTAGCTATGAATGAAGACATACTACAAACTATGAAAATTAAGGATCTACCTAACTTAGGATTTAATTATAGTAAGTATTACATTAACACTTTTAGAAGAGGACAAATAAGGCAGTTAGTCAAAAATTGGTTTTCTTTTAAGGATATAAACGATGATTTAATTTTAGATAGGGTAATTGCAAGTATAAAAAGTATTGGAGTACCTAGAACACCTATGTTTATTTCATTGATGCTGTGGATCCTAGAAAAACAATCTAATTTTGTTCCTGTCAATGAAGCGTCGCTAGTTGAAAATTTTATTGAAACTCTATTAGAAAAGTTGCATATCGAGGAAGCGAAGTATGAGACGGTTGGCTATAAAATCAAAAAAGATTTCTTGGCTTATATTGCTAGGAAAATGGTAGATAATAACGAATGTTATATTGAAAGGAGCCGATTTGAGGAATACTATGTCCATTATTTTAATTCTAAAGGATTAGAAATTAGTAGTGAGCTAAAGGAAACTTTTTTTCAAAAAGGAATTTTATTAAATAATGGTAATAAAATTTATTTTAGATTCACCTGCTTTTTAGAATACTTTATTGCTGTAGAAATGGCTGAAGATGAAAGCCTGTATGATAAAATATTAAGTAAAACTAACTACTTGGATTATATAAACGAAATTACATATTTCACAGGATTAAACCAAAAAAGAAAGAGTTATGAAATTCTGAAAATCATTGAAGAAAGGTTATTGGAATCTTTTCAGGAAATAGATGAAATCATAGACATAAGGGAAATATCAAGATTACCAGTAAAAGAAGTAATATTTTCAGCAATAGAAGAAGGAAATATTAAAACAAATTTAAAGGAAGTTAAACTAAGTGATGAGGAAAAAGATATTCTCTTGGATGCTAAGGATGAAAAACCAGCAGAACTATCCCATATTAAGGATAATAGAAAAGAGGAAGTTAAGGAAGAGTTTATTAAGAATCTGGAACTATACTCAAGTGTTTTGAAAAATTGTGAATTGATTGAAGTTGAAATGAAAAATGAAGCTTTGTCCTTAGCGATAGAGAAATATTGTAAGTTAGTTGGGGTAATATATAAACTTCTATATCAATTTCTATATGACGATTTGGAAAATGAGAATAGCATGGTAGATGCAGAGATGAAAGAGGATGATGAGCAAATCTACATGTTAACAGTGGGGGTTCCGTTAATAATTCAAAGTTTTACTTTAAAGAATTTAGGTACTCCAAAATTAAAAATTAGTATAGAAAGAGAAATTTTAAAGGCTAGCACAGATTTTGAAAAGTTAATGTTGGTTTCTTTATATGGTGATTTAAGATTAGAAGGTTACATTGGACAATATGAACTCTTGTTAAAATCTACAAAGTCTAAGTTAATTAAAGAAATTATATTTATGAAACTCTTTTACTATCAAGCTTTCTATACTATGAATAAATTTGAAAAATCTCAACTAGTTAATCTCCTTTCAGATGTAATTATCGAAAAGCAACAAATAAAAACTAAAAATGTTAAAGGTCAAATAAAACAAACTATAATGAAACAAAGGCTTTTAAATCAAAGGAAGATTATCGAATAA
- a CDS encoding enoyl-CoA hydratase — MKNERVVTCNKKGSIAVVTIQNPPVNTLSLEVVQQLVDVLEKIEIDNDISVVIITGSGEKAFVAGGNIKEFPDWMGKGEKYAEMKSLELQQPLKQLENLSKPTIAAVNGLALGGGCELALACDLRIIEEQSLIGLPEITLGLFPGAGGTQRLPRLIGEGKAKEMMFTGKSITAKEAKEIGLVNYITPRGEALNKAKEIARDISKFSLPALAYMKLAIREGAAVPLQEGLEIEARYFGKVFQTEDVKEGVKAFIEKRMPHFTNK; from the coding sequence ATGAAGAATGAACGAGTAGTAACTTGTAATAAAAAAGGAAGTATTGCAGTCGTTACAATTCAAAATCCACCAGTCAACACTTTAAGTTTAGAAGTAGTTCAACAATTAGTAGATGTATTAGAGAAAATAGAAATTGATAATGATATTTCAGTCGTAATTATAACTGGAAGTGGAGAAAAGGCCTTTGTAGCAGGAGGGAATATAAAAGAATTTCCAGATTGGATGGGCAAAGGTGAAAAATATGCCGAGATGAAATCATTAGAATTGCAACAACCTCTTAAGCAACTAGAGAATCTGTCTAAACCGACTATAGCTGCTGTTAATGGGTTAGCGCTAGGTGGTGGATGTGAATTAGCACTTGCTTGTGACTTAAGGATAATAGAAGAACAATCTTTAATTGGATTACCGGAAATTACGTTAGGTTTATTTCCTGGGGCTGGAGGAACCCAACGCTTACCTAGATTAATTGGGGAAGGGAAAGCAAAAGAGATGATGTTCACAGGGAAATCGATTACAGCTAAAGAAGCAAAAGAAATAGGCTTGGTTAACTACATTACCCCTCGAGGAGAGGCGTTAAATAAAGCAAAAGAGATTGCAAGGGATATAAGTAAATTTTCTCTTCCCGCTCTCGCCTATATGAAGTTGGCAATTCGCGAAGGGGCAGCAGTACCTTTACAAGAAGGGCTTGAGATTGAAGCGCGTTACTTTGGAAAAGTATTTCAAACAGAAGATGTGAAGGAGGGGGTAAAGGCATTTATTGAAAAAAGAATGCCGCATTTTACAAATAAATAA
- a CDS encoding helix-turn-helix transcriptional regulator: protein MRFWLLEKRKNKEKTQDYIAYKARISRSMYAMIESGERNPSVPVAKNIAKVLNFNWTLFFDE from the coding sequence ATGAGGTTTTGGTTATTGGAAAAACGTAAAAATAAAGAGAAAACACAAGATTATATTGCATATAAGGCAAGAATATCTAGAAGTATGTATGCAATGATTGAAAGTGGTGAAAGAAATCCAAGTGTTCCTGTGGCAAAGAATATAGCTAAGGTACTAAATTTTAATTGGACTCTTTTTTTTGATGAGTAA
- a CDS encoding McrC family protein produces MNKYICVRESFDWIGIGSKADELTQKEYNVLVKYLENNEKYDIEKIIQNKYKKIRFINYVGILNIENLTIEILPKISLSEDKNTDKKILLRMLSKCMDLELNLDKEINSRLQSYNLLELVTEKYIDSLLKELNKGLYFEYVNKEENLNVIRGKLLLNKQVKYNYANKVRAYNAYSEYSSDNILNQIFKLACIRILNKVYNNKIINRTKKAIFDLSNVSVVTMSRETLEMTKLNRHNERFSSCFELARFILLNVANESSIGSSSGFTMLFEMNTLYEKYIGYLIKEIWKGKGRKVLLQDKSKYLLLNTKTKQKNFNLKPDIVLGENNSYQIIIDTKWKAVEYRSKSSLKVEDIYQMYAYVSSYKEAKKAVLLYPCLIKEKEYPTWDLLHYEGKQIEVKTVRLDSYEDTIDDLKNIIVEN; encoded by the coding sequence ATGAATAAATATATATGTGTGCGAGAATCTTTTGACTGGATAGGAATTGGTTCAAAAGCAGATGAATTAACACAAAAAGAATATAATGTATTAGTTAAATATTTGGAAAATAATGAAAAATATGATATAGAGAAGATAATTCAAAACAAATATAAGAAAATAAGATTCATTAATTATGTAGGTATTTTAAATATAGAAAATTTGACTATTGAAATACTTCCTAAAATATCATTAAGTGAAGATAAAAATACAGATAAGAAAATATTGTTAAGAATGCTTTCGAAATGTATGGATTTAGAACTAAATTTAGATAAGGAAATAAACTCCAGGTTACAAAGTTATAATTTATTAGAATTAGTAACCGAAAAATATATTGACAGTTTGTTGAAGGAACTGAATAAAGGCTTGTATTTTGAGTACGTAAATAAGGAAGAAAACTTGAATGTAATAAGGGGGAAATTATTACTTAATAAGCAGGTTAAATATAACTATGCAAATAAAGTAAGGGCTTATAATGCTTATAGTGAATACAGTTCTGATAATATTTTGAATCAGATTTTTAAATTAGCCTGTATTAGAATTTTAAACAAAGTTTATAACAATAAAATTATTAATAGGACTAAAAAAGCCATATTTGATTTAAGTAATGTAAGTGTTGTTACTATGAGTAGAGAAACATTAGAAATGACAAAACTAAATAGGCATAATGAAAGGTTTTCATCCTGTTTTGAATTAGCCAGATTTATTCTCTTAAATGTTGCGAATGAATCCTCTATTGGGAGTAGTTCTGGATTTACCATGTTATTTGAAATGAATACCTTATACGAAAAATATATAGGTTATTTAATCAAGGAGATATGGAAGGGAAAGGGAAGAAAAGTATTACTTCAAGATAAGAGTAAATACCTTTTACTGAATACAAAAACAAAACAAAAAAACTTCAATTTAAAACCTGATATTGTTTTAGGGGAAAATAACAGTTATCAAATAATTATAGATACGAAATGGAAAGCAGTTGAATATAGGTCTAAATCGTCTTTAAAGGTTGAAGATATATATCAAATGTATGCATATGTTTCTAGTTATAAAGAAGCCAAAAAGGCAGTGCTACTTTATCCCTGTCTAATTAAGGAAAAAGAATATCCAACTTGGGATTTATTACATTATGAAGGTAAACAAATAGAGGTGAAAACAGTAAGGTTAGATAGTTATGAAGATACTATAGATGATTTAAAAAACATAATTGTGGAGAATTAA
- a CDS encoding helix-turn-helix domain-containing protein yields MKKTLGEIIKNYRLTNKLSLREFAQKCDVSHTYIDKLEKGVDLRTGKPVEPTLLVVEKISNAMNISTKSLLEEIGFITRDNIEVTDTELEQWFKAIKSASPQKQEELKKFWEFLIQKED; encoded by the coding sequence ATGAAGAAAACTCTTGGTGAAATTATAAAAAATTATCGTTTAACAAATAAACTATCCTTACGCGAGTTTGCTCAAAAATGTGATGTTAGTCATACTTATATAGACAAACTTGAAAAAGGTGTAGATTTAAGAACTGGAAAACCTGTAGAACCCACACTTTTAGTAGTAGAAAAGATATCAAATGCCATGAATATAAGCACAAAATCCTTATTAGAAGAAATAGGATTCATTACAAGAGATAATATTGAGGTAACTGATACAGAATTAGAACAATGGTTTAAAGCTATTAAAAGTGCCTCTCCTCAAAAGCAGGAGGAATTAAAGAAGTTTTGGGAGTTTTTAATACAAAAGGAAGATTAA
- a CDS encoding McrB family protein yields the protein MKYDSLKESNYYQIETFNYSKDIKKYFEQNKVIFGLGSELNLTEFINSDKELEHRFKTTIKSFLNIKKGDYIQWTLIEKIDTEENGFLEVNRILGKIEQNLQEGYEFIEGIGHSLPVKVIEKSTQVRESIDFMAFTEVEGTYDFPEFKTLEGFDKLQNEEITKWYVRFKYFGLENIEVNNNEMKIKFKYIPSKEGKRTILDKLNLLAKEQNIIIGEFLSKTNAEPQVCRVIGKVKEINTEGNIELILEVISQENKKYEYSSTVDLKVSEGNKVLDFLTTKLRKNKNTILYGPPGTGKTYNISNEILKITNPSMVNNKEIDRKEINEEIKKLQKKGRTRFCTFHQSYGYEEFIEGLRSDGSGNFIVEDGILKEVAIQAMFSALPYECTAEIVDNEEKLDEKELKRKKKQVVMKYINQGSTFNFFNCDQYVVVIDEINRGNISRIFGELITLLEEDKRLCQENEIIVKLPYSKDEFALPPNLHLIGTMNTSDKSIAPIDIALRRRFKFAEVMPKEELLTNVGGIDLHKMLKKMNDRIEYLYDRDHKIGHAYFINLLTLEDIIETFKDKIIPLLQEYFYEDFYKVGLVLGGIGTSNEEKYIVYKKEANPEILFNDAVDGDFSIVDRYHIKNTIGVEELLKIYE from the coding sequence GTGAAATATGATTCTTTAAAAGAAAGCAACTACTACCAGATAGAAACTTTTAACTATAGCAAAGATATCAAGAAGTATTTCGAACAAAATAAGGTAATATTTGGGCTTGGAAGTGAGTTAAACTTAACAGAGTTTATCAACTCAGATAAAGAGTTAGAACACAGATTTAAGACAACGATTAAATCATTTTTAAATATTAAAAAGGGTGATTACATACAGTGGACGCTAATCGAAAAAATTGATACAGAAGAGAACGGCTTTTTAGAAGTAAACAGAATACTAGGGAAAATAGAGCAGAATCTTCAAGAGGGGTACGAATTTATAGAAGGTATAGGACATTCATTACCAGTAAAAGTTATAGAGAAATCAACTCAGGTTAGAGAATCTATTGATTTTATGGCGTTCACTGAGGTAGAAGGTACTTATGACTTTCCTGAATTTAAGACATTAGAAGGCTTTGATAAGTTACAAAATGAAGAAATAACGAAATGGTATGTCAGATTCAAATATTTTGGTTTGGAGAATATTGAAGTTAATAATAATGAAATGAAAATTAAGTTTAAATATATTCCGAGTAAGGAGGGAAAGAGAACTATTTTAGATAAGCTAAATCTATTAGCAAAAGAACAAAATATAATAATAGGAGAATTTTTATCTAAGACCAATGCTGAACCTCAGGTTTGTAGGGTTATTGGAAAGGTAAAAGAAATTAATACAGAAGGAAATATAGAATTAATATTAGAGGTAATATCTCAAGAAAATAAGAAATACGAGTACTCTTCCACTGTAGATTTGAAAGTTTCAGAGGGAAATAAGGTTCTTGATTTTTTAACTACTAAGCTCAGAAAGAACAAAAACACTATCTTGTATGGACCACCGGGTACAGGGAAAACATATAATATATCAAATGAAATATTAAAAATTACAAATCCTTCTATGGTGAATAACAAAGAAATAGATAGAAAGGAAATAAATGAGGAAATAAAAAAATTACAAAAGAAGGGTAGGACTAGGTTTTGTACTTTTCATCAATCATATGGTTATGAGGAATTTATTGAAGGTTTGAGGTCAGATGGAAGTGGTAACTTTATAGTTGAAGATGGAATATTAAAAGAAGTAGCTATTCAAGCTATGTTTAGTGCCTTACCGTACGAATGTACAGCTGAGATTGTAGATAATGAAGAGAAGTTAGATGAGAAAGAGTTAAAAAGAAAGAAAAAACAAGTAGTTATGAAATATATAAATCAAGGCAGTACATTTAATTTTTTTAATTGTGACCAATATGTTGTTGTAATAGATGAAATAAATAGAGGTAACATATCGAGGATTTTTGGGGAGCTAATAACGTTATTGGAGGAGGATAAAAGGCTATGTCAGGAAAATGAAATAATAGTAAAACTTCCTTATTCTAAAGATGAATTTGCTTTACCACCTAATCTACATCTAATAGGTACTATGAATACATCAGATAAATCTATTGCACCAATTGATATAGCATTAAGACGAAGATTCAAATTTGCAGAGGTAATGCCTAAGGAGGAGCTTTTAACTAATGTTGGAGGAATAGATTTACATAAGATGTTAAAGAAAATGAACGACAGGATAGAGTATTTATACGATAGAGATCATAAGATAGGACATGCATATTTTATAAATTTATTAACCTTAGAAGACATAATAGAGACTTTTAAAGATAAGATAATTCCGTTATTACAAGAATATTTTTATGAAGATTTCTATAAGGTTGGTTTAGTATTAGGTGGTATAGGAACATCAAATGAAGAAAAATACATTGTATACAAAAAAGAAGCCAATCCTGAAATTTTATTTAATGATGCAGTTGATGGAGATTTCTCTATAGTAGATAGATACCATATAAAAAATACAATTGGAGTCGAGGAGCTACTAAAAATATATGAATAA